The genomic segment CCGCCGCGCCTTGTGATGTGGCAATCAGGACGCTGCCGCATTCGGTTTGGTCCCCATCTCGGGACGGCGGAACGCTCGCGTTCGTCATGTGGGCGCTGCAGTGGTGATCCGGCTGTCGCCGTGGATCGGGCAGGACACGATGTCGCCGACGCGTGCGGTCCGCCGACCCTTTACCTGGATACTGTCGGAGCCGGCTAGCACCTTGCCGCCGTGGCTCGTGGCATCGTCTTCATATGCGAGGTTTTTCATTATTTCGCACCCACATCTCGATACTCCTCCCGAGTCATTCCTTCATATGCCTGTTGCTTAATTGACGCATCATTAAGGCAAATTAAGTTCGCCACTCTTTTGTCACCGAGATAAATAACTATCCCTGCGGAAAGATTATGATCATCATCGATTTTAATGGTTTTATCATAAAGGTAATATTTGTAATCACCATTCAAAAATTTAATGTGTGCCTCCCCTCCGCCTGCGTATGGAGTGTAGCTAAAACGGAACGCATCTATTTTTTTTCTATTTGATATTTCTATATCAATTCTTCCTCGCCTACCACTTCGGTAGACAAGTGCGCCATCGCTTCGTGCCTGGCACAACGAAGATTTCTTTTGGGGGAGCTCGCAATTAAAAACCGCAGCCTCATCGTCTTTGCACAAATTGTCCGCGTACGCATGCAAGCTCCAACCAAAGAGCATCAAAACTAAGATGGGAAAATGCGAGAGCTTCATTTAGGTACTCTGCGGCAGCCCCAAAATGGCGGCAACCTTGTTGTAGCGACGAAGACGGTCGGGATATCCATTTTGCCCGCCATTAACTTTTTGTGTGACGTCCGCGACGCTTCTTGAGTCTGCGGTCGGATTTAGATTGTTCTTAGACCAAAATATAAATGCGGATTCGACGGCGTATTGAGCATTTTCCGAAATAAGCTCAGGATGTGAAATGAAATCTTTAATGTCATAGGGATCGCGTTTATTGTGCTCATCTTGGAATGATTGATATCCCGCCTTGCCTGTAACTTGAAGAATCCCTCTTCCTCGATATTTGAATCCTTCGCCGGTAGACTCCCCTCCGTTGCCCATTCTATCTGCATAAACATACGAACCTAGGTGCTCAGGGTTGTGAGCATAATAGCTCTCTTGGCTCCACAGCTTCTCCCTAAGTCGCCCATGAGTACAATCATCACATGATTCATTGTAATTTTTTTTGCCTCCCTTGCACCCGAAGGTCTTGCGCATGATCTTCGGTCTAAAATCCAAATCCTCACTCCGGACCCGTAGAGCACTTTCATGAGCTACTTGAGATAGAAAATGAGCAATACGTTTGGGGGTGCTTACATCGTAGATTTTTGCGTACATATTTAGATAGGGCAAAATCCCTTCGTAGTGAGCCCGTGAATTTCCTGGCTCCGCCGCAATTAACATTTCCATCGTGATTGGCTGACGCTCGCATGCGAAATTCCCAACCAGCCCAATCGGATGAATATGAAAGACATCCGACCCCGGTAGATTCGGTATCCCGGCCTTGACCTCATCCCACCAGACCAGCTTCTCGATACGCTGCTGCTCGGCCTTGTGCTGGGCCTTCGATTCCGTCTCTGCTTCGATGGCCTGGATAAGCTGAATCCACTTGGCCGGGTTGGCCCACTCACTCTCGTGCTTGATGATCAGGCGTGACATGCGCAGGGCGCGCCACGGGTCGTCGGCGGCATCGCATAGTTCATCCGCCGCGTGGCTGCCGTCCCCGATGGTATAGATGGCCCGATAGACTCTTGCCATTAGGGGACTGAGCTTATCCAGCGCGCCCGGTGAGGGAACATCCTTGCCAAGCGAGTAATCGACATACGCCTTGGCGGTTGCAAACATCGTGTGTGTCGGGTCGTGCGGGTCTTCGAAGGTATCAAAATCAACCCACTCTTGAGGGTATTCAAGGGTCACTCTTCCACCATCAAAACCTTCTTCGCGCACCCAGCCGCTAATGTTCTCGCCGCGCACGTTCGCGCTGTCCACCTTCCACCACGGGCGTTTCTGATGGTCAGCCGCGCCCGGCGTGGTCTCCATGACCTTGTTATTTTGCTGCTTGCCCAATTCCGCCAATGACAGCACCTGGACGACGCCGGTCAGCGGGGCGCCCTGTCCTTCGTTGAGCGCGGCCTTGTACAGCTTGGTCTGCTTAGCAATCCGCAGAATGGTCGGATCACTCGGCAGACCAAACTGTTTCCAACAATCCGGGGCAAGGTGTGCGTTCTGCTCAATCCATGCTCGACTCTTCTCAAGGACGGTTTTGATATCGTCCCCGCAGAAGACCTCAATGTGGACCATCTTGTTCGAGGTCTTCTTATTCAGCGAGTCATAGCGGCCCAGGTAGCCGATAAGGTCGCCTGCTTTGATGGGGATGGGCGTGGTTGGCACGACCACTCGGTCTAGGAGGGAATCCGGCATGACTGCCTCGACCACGCCGCCGCCGTTCTCTTTGCCCAGGAACGCCCAGCCACCTGCCGCAGCAGTTGTGGCCACGAACGCGCCCACCGTCGGCGGATACAGTTGCGTGCCGTGAGTGTCCTTGATCTTGCCCCAATCACCGGCGCGTTCGCTGATGCTGAACTGCGTGCCCTGCGGCAGGATGCAAAAGGGGGTGCCGTGCGGGTGGGTAGCCCGGGCCCTCAAGCCAAGTTGCGTCGGCGCAGTCGTGCCGCTCCGGTTGGGATGGGGCTTGTCCTTGGCAAACCTGGTCACCTTGAATTCGGGGGACCAGTACGCAGGCTTCGGCTGCGCTGGGTCGCTCTCGTACCCGGCGAAGTCCTGCAAATGCATGTACAGGCTGAAGAATGTCAGCTTGGTGCCCCTCGGAAACTCCATCTGGTGGCGCACCAGGGCAAAGCCCGTGCTATAGGCTGCACTGAAGGCGGGCTTGTCGCCTTCTGCCGGTAGCTCGCTGGTTAGGTAAGTGCGATTCAGCCGCCAGGCCACCACCTCGCCGTCCGCGATGCAACGCACACCGCATTTCAGGTCCAGAAGCGAACCCGAGCCGGCTTCCGATACATGGATGCCACCGTGCCACATGCCTTCGCTGCTGACCGAGTACGTACCGGATGGCTCGTTCTTCAGAATCTTGTGAAACTCGTGCTCGTCCGTGATCTCGACGGACGCGTTGCCCTTGCCCTTCTTGCGGAACGGAAAGGTGAAGCGCAACTGCTTCAGCGGCGGCAGCGCCGGAGTTGGTGTCGTATTGGCCATGCCTATGCCTTATTCGGAAAAGCCAAAGTTCATGTCGCCCTTGATGTCTTTCACCGGGGCATTCGTCCAGTTCGGGAGGGTGAAGCTGCCACCTGCGGGCCCCGCCACATTGAGGTTGCCCTTAGCTTCGATCTGGCCGCTCGGGCTTGCCAGCACGATCTTGCCGTTGCTGATCGTGATGTACGCGCCGGAGCCATCGCCCAGCGTGATGCCCTGAGATGCGGTAATCATGACCTTGCCCTCGGATGAATTGACCACCACGTCCTTCAGTGCCATCAGTTCCATTGCATCGCCGTGCGCCTGGATTTGCACTTTGCCCTTGGCCGCAAAGATGCGGATGCCCAGCTTCGCGGCAAACAGCGATATCGCTTCTCCAGCGGCCACGGTTATGCGCTTGATGACGCCAATATCCAGACCACTGCCAGCGGTCATGAACAGCTGCTTACGCGACGCCAGCTGCATGTTCTCCCCACTCGTCACGCCCACGCCGTGCGGGGCCGTAGCAACCAGGACAGGCTTCTGCAGGCTCAGCAGCTTCTGTTCAACCAGCGTACGTTGCTGCTCGATGTCTGCGAGCCACGCCTTGGCGGCGTTGGCTGAGTCATTGAGGGAATTCAGTATTTCGGTGGCCTGTTTGAGGGTGGCTTCGGCATCCTGCATATCCAGTTGCTGGCCATTCGCCCCCGGCTGGTCATCGGCCGACAGGAACAGTCCCTTGCCACCACGCACGGCGCCCCAGCCGGAAGTCCGTAGTTCGAACCCGTCGCCGCGCTGCTTCTTCTTGTAGTCGACGAGATAGCCGAGGTTCAGTTGGGTCTTGCCGCCGTACTCGGTGGACAGCTTGATGCTTTCCTGGCCGTGCCAGTCTTCGAAGCGCAGCTTGTTGTTGCTCTGGGTGCGGATGACATTGCGGGACAGCCACCGATCCTGATTGTGGATGAGATCACTGTGCTGGCTGTGGTGCATCGCGTGCGCGATGTAGGGCTTGTTTGG from the Cupriavidus sp. WKF15 genome contains:
- a CDS encoding PAAR domain-containing protein, yielding MKNLAYEDDATSHGGKVLAGSDSIQVKGRRTARVGDIVSCPIHGDSRITTAAPT